A window of Geoalkalibacter sp. contains these coding sequences:
- a CDS encoding type II toxin-antitoxin system VapB family antitoxin translates to MRTTLNIDDALLEKASSLTGITEKTSLVRL, encoded by the coding sequence ATGAGGACGACCTTGAATATTGATGATGCGTTGTTGGAAAAAGCGTCGAGTTTGACCGGGATCACGGAAAAAACTTCCCTGGTCAGGCTTG